The Cytobacillus oceanisediminis genomic interval CTGGGTTTAGATTACATCGATTTATATCTAATCCATTGGCCAGTTAAGGAGAAATACCTGGAAACCTGGCGAGCGCTTGAGAAGCTTTATTGGGATGGAAAGGTAAGAGCTATCGGCGTGAGCAATTTTCAAATTCATCATTTAAAGGACATAATGGAAAACTCAGCTGAAAAGCCTGCAGTCAATCAGGTTGAGCTTCATCCTCTTCTATCTCAGGTAGAAATGAAGGCATTTTGTGATGATCACAATATAAAAGTGGAGGCTTGGTCTCCAATTGCAAGGGGCAGAGTGCTGGAGGACCCTGCCATAAAAGAAATTGCCGAAAGTCACGGCAAATCATCAGCCCAAATTATATTAAGATGGCATCTCCAAAACGGTATGATCGTAATCCCCAAATCAGTTAAAGAAGAAAGATTAAGGGAAAATGCAAATATTTTTGATTTTGAATTAACTGAAGAAGAAATGAAACAAATGAATACATTAAATAAAGATCAGCGATTTGGGGCCGACCCGGACAAATTTGATTTTTAATTAAGCTATTCAAAAAGCATCCTTAGGGGTGTTTTTTGTTTTTATAAATTTTTTCCAGAAGAATAGTTTTTAAATTTTTGGTTTTAGATAGAGAATCCTGGGTAATTTAATTGTACAAGCAGATAAGATCACCAAAAGCTGCGCAGCTACTGAATGAAATTCTTAATCTGAACAGAAACTAAATTAAATCAAAACGAGGAGTGATTTTCAATGTTAAGCTTTTTATGGGCATTAATTATAGGTGGTATCATTGGTTGGTTAGCAGGTATGATTTTGGGAAGAGATATTCCAGGAGGAATTATTGGGAACATCATCGCTGGTTTCATTGGTGCATGGTTAGGTTCATTAATCCTTGGTGATTGGGGTCCTGTAGTAGCTGACTTTGCTATTATTCCTGCTTTAATTGGTGCTATCGTGCTTGTATTCATCGTAGGCTTCATCATGAAGGCTATGCGCAAATCTCATGACTAATAGAATCATTTGAAAGAAGTCCCATATGGGGCTTCTTTTTTTGCGCTGAAAGCCTCTGCTTCTAAGTTTTAGTGAAATAAAAGCTGCCTCTGAACGGCAGCTCTAAATCGTTATTAAAAGGAATACGGATCAATTCCCTTAAAAATCTCAGGATCATCTAAAAAAGGCGCATGACAGACTATGGTTTCCTCTAAGAATGGGTGTGGAATCTCAAGTTTTACGGCGTGCAGTGCCTGCCGTGGAAAAGCAGGTTTCCCGCCATATAAAATATCCCCTGCAAGAGGATGTCCGATATGGCTGAGGTGAACACGGATCTGATGTGTTCTGCCTGTATCCAGAAGGCATTTAATAAGTGAAAGATTTAGCTTAGGAAAGTACTCAATTAGTTCATAGTTCGTGACAGCAGGCTGGCCGCTGGGGGATACTCTTCTTCTGGTTGGATGATGCCTGTCCCGCCCAATTTGTTCGCTGATGGTTCCTTTGATCTTTGAAATCCTGCCATGAACCAATGCTAAATATGTGCGTTTAATAGTTCGTTCCTCCAATTCTTTATCCAGGATTGCTCCTGCCAATGCATGTTTCGCAAATAAAATGGCACCGGTCGTATCTCGATCCAGGCGATGTATATGTTTTATGCTACTGGATTCACCCTGCATCTGCATATGAAAGGCTGCAGCGTTTGCTAAGGTATTATTTTGCTCTGGAGAATTAGGATGCGTGTCCATGCCTGCAGGCTTATTCAAAACAAGTAAATGATCATCTTCAAAGAGTACTTCGATGTCATAATAAGAGGGTATTAGGCCCAAATCTTCCTCCTTGAAGAAATGGAATTTTAATTTATCCCCTGCATGCAGCGGCTTTGTCCAATTGGCTGGTTCATCATTGGTTAATACCTGCTTGTTCATCCTCATATTGTGTGTCTGTTTTTTGGGTGCTCCCCATAATGTCCGGACTATATATTCGAGGGAATACCCTTCCCAGTGAACAGGCACCTCTATTTCACACCATTCGCCAAACCTTTGTATTTTTACCATAAATTGCTCCTTATCCTGATTGAATAATCGTGACTTTTATACATATAAATTAATTACAATAATATATTAGTCTTAAAAAACAGCTGATAAAAGGAATAGGTGTTCACAAAATATTATTGTAATATTTAAAGTCACCTTCTATTTTGCTGAAAATGGAGTTAATATAGTACTTTAGGACCAATTATAAAGCATTATGCCTGTTCCAT includes:
- a CDS encoding aldo/keto reductase is translated as MKDISSTLTLHNGVEMPQFGLGVYKVEEGQQVEDTVKNAINIGYRLIDTAAFYDNEEGVGRAIKESGVPREDLFITTKVWNTDQGYEQTLDAFDKSLKKLGLDYIDLYLIHWPVKEKYLETWRALEKLYWDGKVRAIGVSNFQIHHLKDIMENSAEKPAVNQVELHPLLSQVEMKAFCDDHNIKVEAWSPIARGRVLEDPAIKEIAESHGKSSAQIILRWHLQNGMIVIPKSVKEERLRENANIFDFELTEEEMKQMNTLNKDQRFGADPDKFDF
- a CDS encoding GlsB/YeaQ/YmgE family stress response membrane protein, with product MLSFLWALIIGGIIGWLAGMILGRDIPGGIIGNIIAGFIGAWLGSLILGDWGPVVADFAIIPALIGAIVLVFIVGFIMKAMRKSHD
- a CDS encoding RluA family pseudouridine synthase — translated: MVKIQRFGEWCEIEVPVHWEGYSLEYIVRTLWGAPKKQTHNMRMNKQVLTNDEPANWTKPLHAGDKLKFHFFKEEDLGLIPSYYDIEVLFEDDHLLVLNKPAGMDTHPNSPEQNNTLANAAAFHMQMQGESSSIKHIHRLDRDTTGAILFAKHALAGAILDKELEERTIKRTYLALVHGRISKIKGTISEQIGRDRHHPTRRRVSPSGQPAVTNYELIEYFPKLNLSLIKCLLDTGRTHQIRVHLSHIGHPLAGDILYGGKPAFPRQALHAVKLEIPHPFLEETIVCHAPFLDDPEIFKGIDPYSF